One stretch of Mobula birostris isolate sMobBir1 chromosome 23, sMobBir1.hap1, whole genome shotgun sequence DNA includes these proteins:
- the LOC140186872 gene encoding small lysine-rich protein 1, which yields MPAKGSKPKTQSTGAKKKGGKKGGGGKKKKKKKKEKASKAQVEVDILSPAAMFNLYYIAHNVPSALAYRGFPWPGRPKKKGRK from the exons ATG CCTGCCAAAGGCAGCAAGCCCAAGACACAGAGCACAGGTGCCAAGAAGAAAGGTGGCAAGAAGGGTGGAGGtggcaagaagaagaagaagaagaagaaggagaaagcTTCCAAAGCCCAGGTGGAAGTGGATATTCTGAGTCCTGCAGCCATGTTCAACCTGTACTACATTGCACACAATGTGCCCTCCGCCCTTGCCTATCGAGGTTTCCCCTGGCCAGGAAGACCCAAaaagaagggaaggaaataa